A genomic stretch from Bradyrhizobium sp. 195 includes:
- the rpmE gene encoding 50S ribosomal protein L31 has translation MKAEIHPNYHTIKVVMTDGTEYLTRSTWGKEGDTLNLDIDPKSHPAWTGGNAQLMDRGGRVSRFQKKFSGFLKKD, from the coding sequence ATGAAAGCCGAAATTCACCCGAATTATCATACGATTAAGGTCGTGATGACCGACGGAACCGAGTACCTGACCCGCTCGACCTGGGGCAAGGAAGGCGACACGCTGAACCTCGACATCGACCCGAAGTCGCACCCGGCCTGGACCGGCGGCAACGCCCAGCTGATGGATCGCGGTGGCCGCGTCTCGCGCTTCCAGAAGAAGTTTTCGGGCTTCCTCAAAAAGGATTGA
- a CDS encoding DUF1192 domain-containing protein, with product MATEDEDRPRKKISHEIGQDLSLLSVEELTERVLLLKTEIARLEEAATKKRASRDAADNFFKK from the coding sequence ATGGCAACGGAAGACGAGGACCGCCCGCGCAAGAAGATCAGCCATGAGATTGGACAGGATCTCTCACTGTTGTCGGTGGAGGAGCTGACCGAGCGCGTGCTGCTGCTCAAGACCGAGATCGCACGGCTGGAAGAAGCCGCCACCAAGAAGCGCGCCTCGCGCGATGCGGCGGATAATTTCTTCAAGAAGTAA
- a CDS encoding EAL domain-containing protein translates to MRLIRCLAPIALGLMMLVAASPARALDAVSVRGDAPAIDLTGVLEHQRSDADRIQVSTAPGTDGIVRRIEVRAREGGQNWVVFALANNTDDQLDRLIVAPHYRIVSSGLLWPDLGLSRIATITPSTGDRPERQESPTADVFRVTLDPGAVITFVAELRTDKLPQLYLWEPEAYKDKVNSFTLYQGIVIGISGLLALVLTILFVVKGSIMFPAAAALAWAVLVYIGVDFGFWGKVLDMSNNAERIWRAAGEAILAATLLVFLFAYLNLSRWHVRYSHITVGWLAFLGSLVALALFDPAVASGIARISLVLIAFAGFALIVYLSTHGFDRAVLLIPTWFLLVVWVVAAGMTVAGSVTNDIVGPALLGGLVLIVMLIGFTVMQHAFAGGGATTGVVSDIERRALALAGSGDLIWDWDVSADKVFTSPETEALLGLKRGTLEGPAASWLEVLHPLDQDRFRAALDSVLDQRRGRLVQDFRLRTPDGHFMWFALKARPVVGSDGEVSRVVGTLTDVTELRNAEERLLHDSVHDNLTGLPNRKLFMDRLGAVAHFAKTMPTLRPTLMVIDLDRFKQVNDSVGIAVGDSILLTLARRLTRILKPQDTLARMAGDQFGLILLSEQDPARITAFAETIRKTIRAPIAFNDREIFLTASIGLALSDPQVQLTDEIIKDAELAMYHSKRIGGDRIDVYKPAMRARKTDRLTLESELRRAIERQELTILYQPIVRLEDRSVAGFEALVRWDHPKLGRMAPSEFITIAEETGLIVDLGMFVLDQTAKQLSIWQRAMRSREPIFASVNVSSRQLLRHDLIHDIRTVLSRSSVARGTLKLELTESLVMENPEHAAQMLTRIRELGTGLSLDDFGTGHSSLAYLQRFPFDTIKIDQSFVRTTNRGTRPVILKSIIALAHDLGMDVVAEGAETDSDAVELYQMGCEYAQGFAFGEPMDADAAMRLLTEVRLEAAS, encoded by the coding sequence TTGCGTCTGATCAGGTGCCTCGCGCCCATCGCGCTGGGCCTCATGATGCTCGTTGCCGCGTCCCCTGCACGCGCGCTCGACGCGGTCAGCGTTCGCGGTGACGCGCCCGCGATCGACCTCACCGGCGTGCTCGAGCATCAGCGCAGCGATGCCGATCGCATTCAGGTCTCCACCGCGCCCGGCACCGACGGCATCGTCCGCCGCATCGAGGTGCGCGCCCGCGAGGGCGGCCAGAACTGGGTAGTGTTCGCGCTCGCCAACAACACCGACGACCAGCTCGACCGCCTGATCGTCGCTCCGCATTACCGCATCGTCTCCTCGGGGCTGCTGTGGCCCGACCTCGGCCTGTCGCGCATCGCGACCATCACGCCCTCGACCGGCGATCGGCCGGAGCGGCAGGAAAGCCCGACCGCCGACGTCTTCCGCGTCACGCTCGACCCCGGCGCCGTCATCACCTTCGTCGCGGAGCTGCGGACCGACAAGCTGCCGCAGCTCTATCTGTGGGAGCCGGAAGCCTACAAGGACAAGGTCAACTCGTTCACGCTGTACCAGGGCATCGTGATCGGCATCTCCGGCTTGCTCGCGCTGGTGCTGACGATCCTGTTCGTGGTCAAGGGCAGCATCATGTTCCCGGCTGCCGCGGCGCTGGCCTGGGCGGTGCTGGTCTATATCGGCGTCGATTTCGGCTTCTGGGGCAAGGTGCTCGACATGTCGAACAACGCCGAGCGCATCTGGCGCGCGGCGGGTGAAGCGATCCTGGCGGCGACGCTGCTGGTGTTCCTGTTCGCCTATCTCAACCTCAGCCGATGGCATGTGCGCTATTCGCACATCACCGTGGGCTGGCTTGCGTTCCTGGGATCGTTGGTTGCGCTCGCACTGTTCGATCCGGCCGTCGCCTCCGGCATCGCCCGCATCTCGCTGGTGCTGATCGCCTTCGCCGGCTTCGCGCTGATCGTCTATCTCTCCACCCACGGCTTCGACCGTGCCGTGCTCTTGATCCCGACCTGGTTCCTCCTCGTGGTCTGGGTGGTCGCGGCCGGCATGACGGTCGCGGGCTCCGTCACCAACGACATCGTCGGCCCTGCCCTGCTCGGCGGCCTCGTGCTGATCGTGATGCTGATCGGCTTCACGGTGATGCAGCACGCCTTTGCCGGCGGCGGCGCCACCACCGGCGTCGTCTCCGACATCGAGCGGCGGGCCCTTGCGCTGGCCGGCTCCGGCGATCTGATCTGGGACTGGGACGTCTCCGCCGACAAGGTCTTCACCAGCCCCGAAACCGAAGCGCTGCTCGGACTGAAGCGCGGTACCCTCGAAGGGCCCGCGGCCTCGTGGCTCGAGGTGCTGCATCCGCTCGACCAGGACCGTTTCCGCGCCGCGCTCGACAGCGTGCTCGACCAGCGCCGCGGCCGCCTGGTGCAGGATTTCCGCCTGCGCACCCCGGACGGCCATTTCATGTGGTTCGCGCTGAAAGCGCGGCCGGTGGTCGGCTCCGACGGCGAGGTCTCGCGCGTCGTCGGCACCCTCACCGACGTCACCGAGCTGCGCAACGCCGAGGAGCGCCTGCTGCACGATTCCGTGCATGACAACCTCACCGGCCTGCCCAACCGCAAACTGTTCATGGACCGGTTGGGCGCGGTCGCGCATTTCGCCAAGACCATGCCGACGCTGCGGCCGACGCTGATGGTCATCGATCTCGACCGCTTCAAGCAGGTCAACGATTCCGTCGGCATCGCGGTCGGCGATTCCATCCTGCTGACACTGGCCCGCCGTCTCACCCGCATCCTGAAGCCGCAGGACACGCTGGCCCGCATGGCCGGCGATCAGTTCGGCCTGATCCTGCTGTCCGAGCAGGACCCGGCCCGCATCACCGCCTTCGCCGAGACCATCCGCAAGACCATCCGCGCGCCGATCGCCTTCAACGACCGCGAGATCTTCCTCACGGCGTCGATCGGTCTCGCGCTGTCCGATCCGCAAGTTCAGCTCACGGACGAGATCATCAAGGACGCCGAGCTGGCGATGTATCATTCCAAGCGCATCGGCGGCGACCGCATCGACGTCTACAAGCCCGCGATGCGGGCGCGGAAGACCGACCGCCTGACGCTGGAGAGCGAGCTGCGCCGCGCCATCGAGCGCCAGGAGCTGACGATCCTGTACCAGCCGATCGTGCGGCTGGAGGATCGTTCGGTCGCCGGCTTCGAAGCGCTGGTGCGCTGGGATCACCCCAAGCTCGGACGCATGGCGCCGTCGGAGTTCATCACTATCGCGGAAGAGACCGGCCTGATCGTCGACCTCGGCATGTTCGTGCTCGACCAGACTGCCAAGCAGCTCTCGATCTGGCAGCGCGCGATGCGCTCACGCGAGCCGATCTTCGCCTCCGTCAACGTGTCGTCGCGGCAATTGCTGCGCCACGACCTGATCCACGACATCCGCACCGTGCTGTCGCGCTCCTCGGTGGCGCGCGGCACGCTCAAGCTGGAACTGACGGAATCGCTGGTGATGGAGAACCCGGAGCACGCTGCGCAAATGCTGACGCGGATCCGCGAGCTCGGCACCGGGCTCTCGCTCGACGATTTCGGCACCGGCCATTCCTCGCTGGCCTATCTCCAGCGCTTCCCGTTCGACACCATCAAGATCGACCAGTCGTTCGTGCGCACCACCAACCGCGGCACGCGGCCGGTGATCCTGAAGTCGATCATCGCGCTCGCGCACGACCTCGGCATGGACGTGGTGGCCGAAGGCGCCGAGACGGATTCGGATGCGGTCGAGCTCTACCAGATGGGCTGCGAATACGCGCAAGGCTTTGCCTTCGGCGAGCCGATGGACGCGGATGCGGCAATGCGGCTGCTGACGGAAGTGCGGCTCGAAGCGGCGAGCTGA
- the rcdA gene encoding protease adaptor protein RcdA: MERLQADGALVQLSERFTNSAAFGVLFREGMDLVEETAAYLDGDGRTEAKALDRAVSLTYATESMRLTTRLMQLASWLLLHRAVKEGEMTLSQANREKTKVKLSAADPGPADTIEKLPSQLQDLIHRSMSLQTRVRRLDTTIHTPPAEHVAIGNPLVPHLNALKAAFER, translated from the coding sequence ATGGAACGTTTGCAGGCCGACGGCGCTCTCGTTCAACTCAGCGAGCGGTTCACCAATTCTGCGGCGTTCGGCGTCCTGTTCCGCGAGGGCATGGACCTCGTCGAAGAGACCGCCGCCTATCTCGACGGCGACGGCCGCACCGAGGCGAAGGCGCTCGACCGTGCCGTCAGCCTCACCTACGCGACCGAGAGCATGCGTCTCACCACCCGCCTGATGCAGCTCGCCTCGTGGCTGCTGCTGCACCGTGCGGTGAAGGAAGGCGAGATGACGCTGAGCCAGGCCAATCGCGAGAAGACCAAGGTCAAGCTCAGCGCGGCCGATCCCGGCCCCGCCGACACCATCGAGAAGCTGCCCTCGCAGCTCCAGGACCTGATCCATCGCTCGATGAGCCTGCAGACCCGCGTGCGCCGCCTCGACACCACCATCCACACCCCGCCGGCCGAGCACGTCGCGATCGGCAATCCGCTGGTGCCGCACCTCAACGCGCTGAAGGCGGCATTCGAGCGGTAG
- a CDS encoding sensor domain-containing diguanylate cyclase encodes MLSGWREVTARRPWRISAKLLIISSVVTVIGFSAVCVNVMLDMRRGEEALARQTLENLATSIQSDVSRNVEIYDLSLKAVASNMLLPELATVSKPIRHLILFDHAITARHFGAIQVFDADGRLTIDASTLDPITENRSDEDYFRVHRDNPEVGLFISRPMLFRGAYAIVLSRRISDTDGGFLGVVAGSIRFSYFHELFEQLNLDPEDTITVLKRDRTIMMRRPFDLDVIGTNLNDRRAWKADNLPVGASYAGQGPVDPTPRLYVRSADSGPLFVVAGKPLAAVFALWQKEAFRIGAVVLVLALFVLGSTLVLAREISRRAEAERKLEEMATTDALTGLKNRRKFDSVIDVEWRRAMRQKAPIALLMIDADHFKAYNDTFGHQAGDQVLVGIAICISDSVSRAGDCAARYGGEEFAVLLPNVSAADAFKIAETIRLKVQGWSDDPVISTVSCGVASFVPTAGMDWPVLVAAADKALYAAKAGGRNQSVVASLPQLSLVA; translated from the coding sequence ATGCTGTCTGGATGGCGCGAAGTCACGGCCCGCCGGCCGTGGCGGATTTCGGCGAAGCTGCTGATCATCTCGTCCGTGGTGACGGTGATCGGCTTTTCCGCCGTTTGCGTCAACGTCATGCTCGACATGCGCCGGGGTGAGGAGGCGCTCGCCCGCCAGACGCTGGAGAATTTGGCGACGAGCATCCAGTCCGACGTCAGCCGCAACGTCGAGATCTACGACCTGTCACTGAAGGCGGTCGCCAGCAACATGCTGCTGCCCGAGCTTGCCACGGTCTCGAAGCCGATCCGTCACCTGATCCTGTTCGACCATGCGATCACGGCACGGCATTTCGGCGCCATCCAGGTGTTCGACGCCGACGGCAGGTTGACCATCGACGCCTCCACGCTCGATCCGATCACTGAGAACCGGAGCGACGAGGACTATTTCAGGGTTCATCGCGACAATCCCGAGGTCGGGCTTTTCATCAGCCGCCCGATGCTGTTCCGCGGGGCCTACGCGATCGTGCTGAGCCGTCGCATCAGCGATACCGACGGCGGCTTCCTCGGCGTTGTCGCCGGCTCGATCCGCTTCAGCTATTTCCACGAATTGTTCGAGCAGCTGAACCTCGATCCCGAGGACACCATCACCGTGCTCAAGCGTGACCGCACCATCATGATGCGGCGGCCGTTCGACCTCGACGTGATCGGCACGAACCTGAACGACCGCCGGGCCTGGAAGGCCGACAACCTCCCGGTCGGAGCCTCCTATGCGGGACAGGGCCCGGTCGATCCGACGCCGCGGCTCTATGTCCGCAGCGCCGACAGCGGACCGCTGTTCGTGGTGGCGGGCAAACCTCTGGCCGCGGTGTTCGCGCTCTGGCAGAAGGAAGCGTTTCGCATCGGCGCCGTGGTGCTGGTGCTCGCGCTGTTCGTGCTGGGATCGACGCTCGTGCTCGCGCGCGAGATCAGCCGGCGCGCCGAGGCCGAGCGCAAGCTCGAGGAAATGGCGACGACCGACGCGCTCACCGGCCTGAAGAACCGCCGCAAATTCGATTCCGTCATCGACGTCGAATGGCGGCGGGCCATGCGCCAGAAGGCGCCGATCGCGCTGTTGATGATCGATGCCGATCACTTCAAGGCCTACAACGACACGTTCGGCCATCAGGCGGGCGACCAGGTGCTGGTCGGCATCGCCATCTGCATTTCCGATTCGGTGAGCCGGGCCGGCGACTGCGCCGCACGCTATGGCGGCGAGGAATTCGCCGTGCTGCTGCCGAACGTTTCGGCTGCCGACGCCTTCAAGATCGCCGAGACGATCCGCCTCAAGGTGCAGGGCTGGTCCGACGACCCGGTGATTTCGACTGTCTCCTGCGGCGTCGCCAGCTTCGTGCCCACCGCCGGCATGGACTGGCCGGTCCTGGTCGCCGCCGCCGACAAGGCGCTCTACGCCGCCAAGGCCGGCGGGCGGAATCAGTCGGTGGTTGCGAGCTTGCCGCAGCTGTCGCTGGTGGCGTGA
- a CDS encoding ABC transporter ATP-binding protein/permease → MSAVERLDDQYVDQPGMNSQLNSADTPSIEVDLIEEPAKGRAKLRPLLALAPYVYRYRGRAAFAFVALTVAALTTLLVPVAVRRMIDFGLTPEGIELINSYFSVMLAVVAVLALASAARYYLVMTIGERIVADLRRDVFAHLLSLSPAFFDSARSGELISRLTADTTQLKSAVGASVSIALRNLMMFLGATAMMVITSPKLSGFVLLAIPLIVLPLVAFGRWVRRLSRNAQDTLAEASAYAGELVGAIRTVQAYTSEPFAEKRFGGEVEQAYEAARTSTQARAVLTAIIIFIVFASVVAILWIGSHDVLTGAISPGRLGQFVLYAVFAAAGLGQLSEVWGEVSAASGAAERLFEILHVEPDIKAPASARALPVPARGEVGFDQVSFAYPVRRDVNVLDAVSFTVRPGEKVAIVGPSGAGKSTIFHLLLRFYDPRSGAISLDGVPVKSADPRDFRARIALVPQESNVFAASARENIRFGRPDATDAEVERAAELAHAAEFIRRLPEGFDTPLGERGVTLSGGQRQRIAIARAILREAPLLLLDEATSALDAESETLVQTALEELMRHRTTLVIAHRLATVLSCDRILVMDQGRIVEQGTHAELVAANGLYARLARLQFEGA, encoded by the coding sequence ATGAGCGCAGTGGAACGGCTTGATGACCAGTATGTCGATCAGCCCGGAATGAACTCCCAATTGAATTCCGCCGACACCCCGTCGATCGAAGTCGATCTGATCGAAGAGCCGGCCAAGGGTCGTGCCAAGCTGCGGCCGCTGCTTGCGCTCGCGCCCTATGTGTACCGCTATCGCGGCCGCGCGGCGTTCGCCTTCGTCGCACTCACGGTCGCGGCGCTGACCACGCTGCTGGTGCCGGTCGCGGTGCGCCGGATGATCGATTTCGGCCTGACGCCCGAGGGCATCGAGCTGATCAACAGCTACTTCTCGGTGATGCTCGCGGTGGTCGCCGTGCTCGCGCTCGCCAGCGCCGCGCGCTACTACCTCGTGATGACGATCGGCGAGCGCATCGTTGCCGACCTCAGGCGCGACGTCTTCGCTCATCTGCTCTCGCTCTCCCCCGCCTTCTTCGACTCCGCGCGCAGCGGCGAGCTGATCTCGCGGCTCACCGCCGACACCACCCAGCTCAAATCGGCCGTCGGCGCTTCCGTGTCGATCGCGCTGCGCAATTTGATGATGTTCCTGGGCGCCACGGCGATGATGGTGATCACGAGCCCGAAGCTGTCGGGCTTCGTGCTGCTGGCCATCCCCTTGATCGTGCTGCCGCTGGTCGCCTTCGGGCGCTGGGTGCGGCGGCTGTCGCGCAATGCGCAGGACACCCTCGCCGAGGCATCGGCCTATGCGGGCGAGCTGGTTGGTGCGATCCGCACCGTGCAGGCCTATACCAGCGAGCCATTCGCCGAGAAGCGGTTCGGCGGCGAGGTCGAGCAGGCCTATGAGGCGGCGCGCACCTCGACCCAGGCTCGCGCGGTGCTCACGGCCATCATCATCTTCATCGTGTTCGCAAGCGTGGTCGCGATCCTCTGGATCGGCTCGCATGACGTGCTGACCGGCGCGATTTCGCCGGGCCGGCTCGGTCAGTTCGTGCTTTACGCGGTGTTCGCCGCAGCCGGCCTCGGCCAGCTCAGCGAGGTCTGGGGCGAGGTTTCGGCGGCATCAGGCGCGGCCGAGCGCCTGTTCGAGATTTTGCACGTCGAGCCCGACATCAAGGCGCCCGCGTCTGCGCGCGCGCTGCCGGTGCCGGCACGCGGCGAGGTCGGCTTCGATCAGGTCAGCTTCGCCTATCCGGTGCGGCGCGACGTCAATGTGCTCGATGCCGTTTCATTCACGGTGCGCCCCGGCGAGAAAGTCGCGATCGTCGGTCCGTCCGGCGCCGGCAAGAGCACGATCTTTCACCTCTTGCTGCGCTTCTACGACCCGCGCAGCGGCGCGATCTCGCTCGACGGCGTGCCGGTCAAATCCGCCGATCCCAGGGATTTCCGCGCGCGCATCGCGTTGGTGCCGCAGGAATCCAACGTGTTCGCCGCGAGTGCGCGCGAGAACATCCGCTTCGGCCGGCCCGATGCGACCGACGCCGAGGTCGAGCGTGCCGCCGAGCTCGCGCATGCTGCCGAATTCATCCGCCGCCTGCCGGAAGGTTTCGACACCCCGCTCGGCGAGCGCGGCGTGACGCTGTCAGGCGGCCAGCGCCAGCGCATCGCGATCGCCCGCGCCATCCTGCGCGAGGCGCCTCTGCTGCTGCTCGATGAAGCCACCTCCGCGCTCGACGCCGAAAGCGAGACGCTGGTGCAGACCGCGCTGGAAGAGCTGATGCGCCACCGCACCACGCTGGTCATCGCGCATCGCCTCGCCACCGTGCTGTCCTGCGACCGCATCCTGGTGATGGATCAGGGCAGGATCGTCGAGCAGGGCACGCATGCCGAGCTCGTGGCTGCAAACGGGCTTTATGCGAGGCTGGCGAGGCTGCAGTTCGAGGGGGCTTGA
- a CDS encoding GNAT family N-acetyltransferase produces MSALHLRPYRPEDEAASIDLWHRTWQQAYPQIDFAARLEWWRERWRKDLVPKARIVVAELNGALIGFVTIDGEGYLDQLVVDPDHWGSDAAKLLVEEAKRLSPSGVTLLVNKDNSRAIRFYERNGFAHAGADVNPTSGRPVLKMEWRA; encoded by the coding sequence GTGAGCGCCCTCCACCTTCGCCCCTATCGCCCCGAGGATGAAGCAGCCTCGATCGACCTCTGGCATCGCACCTGGCAGCAGGCCTATCCGCAAATCGATTTCGCGGCGCGTCTGGAATGGTGGCGCGAGCGCTGGCGCAAGGATCTGGTGCCGAAGGCCCGGATCGTGGTGGCGGAACTGAATGGCGCGCTGATCGGTTTCGTCACGATCGATGGCGAAGGCTATCTCGACCAGCTCGTGGTCGACCCCGATCACTGGGGATCGGATGCAGCAAAGCTGCTGGTCGAGGAGGCCAAGCGGCTGTCACCCTCGGGCGTCACGCTGCTCGTCAACAAGGACAATTCCCGCGCCATCCGCTTTTACGAGCGCAACGGATTTGCCCATGCTGGCGCCGATGTGAACCCGACCTCAGGCCGGCCGGTGCTGAAGATGGAATGGCGGGCGTGA
- a CDS encoding NAD(P)H-quinone oxidoreductase, which translates to MDKLPAQMTVVAISKPGGPEVLVPEQRSVPQPGPDEILVKVEAAGVNRPDVAQRSGAYPPPPGASDLPGLEIAGEVVALGSNAKRHKIGDKVMSLVAGGGYAQYCIAQDAQAMSVPPALSIKEAGALPETLMTVWHNVFERGGLKAGETLLIHGGSSGIGTMAIQLAKAFGAKVFVTVGSQDKIDACLKLGADRAINYKSEDFVAVVKEETDKAGVNLILDMVAGDYVDRNYDAAAVDGRIVQIATLNGPKVSVNIAKVMVKRLTHTGSTLRPRSNADKAAMVAAIEAKVMPLLREGRVKPLMDSTFPLEKAADAHRRMETSAHIGKIVLEV; encoded by the coding sequence ATGGACAAGCTGCCCGCGCAAATGACCGTGGTCGCCATCTCCAAGCCCGGCGGACCGGAGGTGCTGGTGCCGGAACAGCGCAGCGTTCCGCAGCCCGGCCCCGACGAGATCCTGGTCAAGGTCGAGGCCGCGGGCGTCAACCGGCCCGACGTCGCGCAGCGCTCCGGCGCCTATCCGCCGCCGCCCGGCGCCAGCGACCTGCCCGGTCTCGAGATTGCCGGTGAAGTGGTTGCGTTGGGCAGCAACGCCAAGCGGCACAAGATCGGCGACAAGGTGATGTCGCTGGTCGCGGGCGGTGGTTATGCGCAGTACTGCATCGCGCAGGACGCCCAGGCGATGAGCGTGCCGCCGGCGCTGTCGATCAAGGAAGCCGGCGCGCTGCCGGAAACCCTGATGACGGTCTGGCACAATGTGTTTGAGCGCGGCGGCCTGAAGGCCGGCGAGACGCTGCTGATCCATGGCGGCTCCTCCGGCATCGGCACCATGGCGATCCAGCTCGCGAAGGCATTCGGTGCGAAGGTGTTCGTCACCGTCGGATCGCAGGACAAGATCGATGCCTGTCTCAAGCTCGGGGCCGATCGCGCCATCAACTACAAGAGCGAAGACTTCGTCGCCGTGGTCAAGGAAGAGACCGACAAGGCCGGCGTCAATCTGATCCTCGACATGGTCGCGGGCGACTATGTCGACCGCAACTATGACGCCGCCGCGGTCGACGGTCGCATCGTCCAGATCGCGACGCTGAATGGCCCCAAGGTCAGCGTCAACATCGCCAAGGTGATGGTCAAGCGCCTCACCCATACCGGCTCGACCCTGCGCCCCCGTAGTAATGCGGACAAGGCGGCGATGGTGGCCGCGATCGAAGCGAAAGTGATGCCGCTTTTGCGCGAAGGCCGCGTCAAGCCGCTGATGGACAGCACTTTCCCGCTGGAAAAGGCAGCCGACGCGCACCGGCGCATGGAAACCAGCGCACATATTGGCAAAATTGTGTTGGAGGTGTAG
- a CDS encoding DUF7662 domain-containing protein, whose protein sequence is MNDYDALRDYLMRQKQAEFVLSFEQIEEIIGAALPRAANRASWWDSLRSPDIQMPQREACLAAGFVATRMPDGASVRFTKKKLQRR, encoded by the coding sequence GTGAACGACTACGACGCGTTGCGCGACTATCTGATGCGGCAGAAGCAGGCTGAATTCGTCCTGAGCTTCGAACAGATCGAGGAGATCATCGGCGCGGCGCTGCCGCGCGCGGCCAATCGTGCCTCGTGGTGGGACAGCCTGCGCAGCCCCGACATCCAGATGCCGCAGCGCGAAGCCTGCCTCGCCGCGGGGTTTGTTGCGACGCGCATGCCGGATGGTGCGAGCGTGAGGTTCACGAAGAAGAAGCTGCAACGCAGGTGA